The following are encoded together in the Elusimicrobiota bacterium genome:
- a CDS encoding glycosyltransferase family 4 protein, translating to MTPPPSVGIVCRQADGLRGATGIVLETARRLVGAGWRARVYAERLDREALAAAGVEWRRLPGWPWGSYGKRRFFSALADWAAARGGHDLIHGHGDNLSQDVLSLHNCVEAAQEAVHGAPQGPLSGAARLHAEILRAGRFKKVIANSKLMAGELSGRFGVSQEKIRVIYPGFDPLRFKPDPSSRREARGGLGFSEEDFVFGLVTSGDFVKRGLRLFLEALALLRGRPFKALVVGKESRLGPYERLARESGAAVRFMPPVPDVERCYHALDVYVHPALYEEFGMSLQEAMACGLPAISGARVGAAELIGGEGRRFVLESLTPPELAARMAELAGSEAARRRLSELGPRWVSSNTWGRYSRETVQVYQEILENR from the coding sequence ATGACGCCGCCGCCTTCCGTGGGCATCGTTTGCCGGCAAGCGGACGGCCTGCGCGGGGCCACCGGCATCGTCTTGGAGACGGCCAGGCGGCTTGTCGGCGCTGGCTGGCGGGCCCGCGTCTACGCGGAGAGGCTCGACCGAGAAGCCCTGGCCGCGGCGGGGGTCGAGTGGCGCCGCCTTCCGGGCTGGCCCTGGGGTTCTTACGGCAAACGGCGCTTCTTCTCGGCCTTGGCCGATTGGGCCGCGGCCCGCGGCGGCCACGATCTCATCCACGGCCACGGCGACAATTTGAGCCAGGACGTCCTAAGCCTCCATAATTGCGTGGAAGCCGCGCAGGAGGCCGTTCATGGCGCGCCTCAGGGCCCGCTCTCGGGCGCGGCGCGCCTGCACGCCGAGATCCTGCGGGCGGGGCGATTCAAGAAAGTGATCGCCAATTCCAAGCTCATGGCCGGGGAATTGTCCGGCCGCTTCGGAGTTTCCCAGGAAAAAATCCGGGTGATTTACCCGGGCTTCGATCCGCTGCGCTTCAAGCCCGATCCGAGTTCGCGGCGGGAGGCCAGGGGAGGGCTTGGTTTTTCGGAAGAGGACTTCGTTTTCGGCTTGGTCACCTCGGGGGATTTCGTGAAAAGGGGGCTGCGGCTTTTTCTTGAGGCCCTGGCTCTTCTCAGGGGAAGGCCTTTCAAGGCTCTGGTCGTGGGCAAGGAGTCCCGCTTGGGGCCCTACGAGAGACTGGCCCGCGAGTCCGGCGCCGCCGTCCGGTTCATGCCGCCCGTGCCGGACGTGGAGCGCTGCTACCACGCGTTGGATGTTTACGTCCACCCTGCGCTTTACGAGGAGTTCGGGATGAGCCTGCAGGAGGCCATGGCCTGTGGCCTGCCCGCGATCTCCGGGGCGCGCGTCGGCGCGGCGGAACTCATTGGAGGGGAGGGTCGCCGGTTCGTGCTGGAAAGCCTGACTCCTCCAGAGCTGGCCGCGAGGATGGCCGAACTCGCCGGGTCCGAGGCCGCGCGCCGCAGGCTTTCCGAGCTCGGGCCCCGGTGGGTTTCCTCCAATACCTGGGGGCGTTATTCCCGGGAGACTGTCCAAGTGTATCAAGAGATACTGGAAAATAGGTAA
- a CDS encoding AsmA family protein encodes MPLEEQAKKRRGFAWRVTWLLVRGLCLIFILLFLSAGAGLFMLSRLLDAGKVKDRLTSQIEALLGRSVSIEGVVLTPHGIKLHKIIVMEKGQPDRPMISSDIALVSVKLLPLLRRRLELKNVKLVAPRIWIFRDEDGHWNFSDIIASTSAPRGLSKGRFFIPGGLAADETVIERGLLQIEDRLKNTSHVIERFNLSVAGFDMDRPFAISASFDHVSRFAARQITTSFSLDGSMFLASGRWGEAYLNADRLQLKVDGHRFSGSGWVRGFSEPMVEADVSVPPLAASDWEKHMGRTVDFSMPASRWQVKARLKGSRASIEDMALSAAPLSLKGRGYVDWSGPKPRADAEFFLQSFPLEAASAWRRSLEGCDLKGSLQGQAALSWNQDQLEVHGLKLKLGQAQARFKHVAVSQVQADLDAGEGFSSAALSIRGRSLQAFSNAFSNIALGLRLVNRDLKVDDLSFVWEGSRVKLKSRVLDISDPKEISVAGSMENLQWEKAQELVSGILASLSTSTAAGASEPATAPPRRTWVKIFKYAIPRKFPDSVGHLRVGNITHKNFSFASTDLLWDIRGVTPSLKKVNGDLRLGFGPGRVNDVQALQGAHKILAIVFLPYIYMHKMNNLSVLSAGTAYPKTLDFNRIESRYGIREGVVTTHFCYVDSPQVIAYADGTADFPREKVDMNILTRLTSYRAPLPEWWVDELGRPAIGFRVKGDLNHPDLEPRLNKMAANEIEKALEEGRRRAKERFKVLEKLYNNGVREE; translated from the coding sequence ATGCCCCTTGAAGAGCAAGCGAAAAAACGCCGCGGTTTCGCTTGGCGCGTCACATGGTTGCTGGTCCGGGGCCTCTGCCTCATCTTCATCCTCCTCTTCCTTTCGGCCGGCGCCGGCCTTTTCATGCTTTCTCGGCTCCTTGACGCGGGCAAGGTCAAGGACAGGCTCACGTCCCAGATCGAGGCTCTGCTGGGACGTTCCGTCTCCATAGAGGGAGTGGTTCTGACGCCTCATGGGATCAAGCTCCACAAGATCATCGTCATGGAGAAGGGCCAGCCCGACAGGCCCATGATCTCGAGCGACATCGCCTTGGTCAGCGTCAAGCTGCTGCCCCTTTTGAGGCGCAGACTCGAGCTCAAGAACGTCAAGCTCGTAGCGCCCCGGATATGGATTTTTCGGGACGAGGACGGCCATTGGAATTTCTCGGATATCATTGCCTCCACTTCCGCGCCGCGGGGCCTCTCCAAGGGACGATTCTTCATTCCCGGGGGGCTGGCGGCCGATGAAACGGTGATCGAGCGCGGCCTTCTGCAGATCGAAGATAGGCTTAAAAACACCAGCCACGTGATAGAGAGATTCAATCTTTCGGTGGCCGGCTTTGATATGGATCGGCCTTTCGCCATTTCGGCGTCCTTCGACCACGTGAGCCGCTTCGCGGCTCGGCAAATCACCACTTCCTTTTCTCTCGATGGTTCGATGTTCCTGGCCTCCGGGCGCTGGGGGGAGGCTTATCTCAACGCCGACCGGCTCCAACTCAAGGTGGACGGCCACCGCTTCTCGGGGTCGGGGTGGGTGCGCGGGTTCTCCGAGCCCATGGTCGAGGCGGATGTGTCGGTCCCGCCCTTAGCCGCTTCCGACTGGGAAAAGCATATGGGGCGCACCGTGGATTTCTCCATGCCCGCCAGCCGCTGGCAGGTGAAAGCGCGCCTCAAGGGCTCGAGAGCCAGCATCGAGGATATGGCTCTCTCGGCCGCGCCCCTTTCCCTCAAGGGGCGCGGCTACGTGGATTGGTCGGGGCCCAAGCCCCGGGCGGATGCGGAGTTCTTTTTGCAGTCGTTCCCGTTGGAGGCGGCCTCGGCCTGGCGGCGCTCCCTGGAGGGCTGCGACTTAAAAGGCAGCCTGCAGGGGCAGGCCGCGCTGTCCTGGAACCAGGACCAGTTGGAGGTTCACGGGCTCAAGCTCAAGCTCGGCCAAGCCCAGGCTCGGTTCAAGCACGTGGCCGTAAGCCAGGTTCAGGCGGACCTGGACGCCGGGGAGGGATTCTCCAGCGCGGCTCTGTCCATAAGGGGACGCTCGCTTCAAGCGTTCTCCAACGCCTTCAGTAACATCGCCCTAGGCCTGCGCCTGGTCAACCGGGACCTCAAAGTGGACGACCTGTCCTTTGTCTGGGAAGGATCGCGGGTCAAGCTCAAGTCCAGGGTCTTGGATATCTCGGACCCCAAGGAGATCTCGGTTGCGGGAAGCATGGAAAACCTTCAGTGGGAGAAGGCCCAGGAGCTGGTGAGCGGTATCTTGGCGAGCCTTTCCACCTCCACTGCCGCTGGCGCCTCCGAGCCCGCGACGGCGCCTCCCCGCCGGACTTGGGTCAAGATATTCAAGTACGCCATACCGAGGAAGTTCCCGGATTCCGTGGGTCATCTGCGCGTCGGGAATATCACCCACAAGAATTTCTCCTTCGCGAGCACGGACCTCTTGTGGGACATCCGCGGCGTGACCCCCAGCCTCAAAAAAGTCAACGGGGATTTGCGCCTGGGCTTCGGGCCGGGGCGTGTCAACGACGTGCAGGCCCTCCAGGGGGCGCACAAGATTCTCGCCATCGTGTTCCTGCCCTACATCTACATGCATAAGATGAACAACCTCTCCGTGCTGAGCGCCGGCACCGCCTACCCCAAGACCTTGGATTTCAACCGCATCGAGAGCCGCTACGGAATCCGCGAGGGGGTGGTGACCACTCATTTCTGCTACGTTGACAGCCCCCAGGTCATAGCTTACGCCGACGGCACCGCGGATTTCCCCAGGGAAAAGGTGGACATGAATATCCTGACGAGACTGACCAGCTACCGCGCGCCCCTGCCGGAATGGTGGGTCGACGAGCTGGGTAGGCCCGCCATAGGCTTTCGCGTCAAGGGGGACTTGAACCACCCGGACCTCGAGCCCCGGCTCAACAAAATGGCGGCCAACGAGATCGAGAAAGCCCTGGAGGAAGGCCGACGCCGCGCCAAGGAGAGGTTTAAGGTCCTCGAAAAACTCTATAATAACGGCGTCAGGGAGGAATGA
- a CDS encoding orotate phosphoribosyltransferase, with translation MKKMDMLGLLQEHGAVVSGHFQLASGLHSPIYIQTALVLQYPHVARRIALALTAKFPQPVDVVVSPSMSSVVLGQEVARIKKCRAIFMERNQGVMALKRDFKLERGERALVVMDVLMLGHLTAEVAALTAAYGAKVVGVGTIVDRSTERLSLCVPVRSLISYPLQVSPPDSCPQCLAGIALIDATKKNVGAQEGE, from the coding sequence ATGAAGAAGATGGACATGCTCGGCCTTCTGCAGGAGCATGGGGCCGTGGTCTCGGGGCACTTCCAGCTGGCTTCGGGGCTTCATAGCCCGATTTATATCCAAACGGCTCTGGTCCTGCAGTACCCCCACGTCGCTCGCCGCATCGCCCTGGCTTTGACCGCGAAATTCCCCCAGCCCGTGGACGTGGTGGTCTCGCCCAGCATGTCCTCTGTCGTCCTGGGGCAGGAGGTGGCGCGGATCAAGAAGTGCCGGGCCATTTTCATGGAGCGAAACCAAGGCGTCATGGCGTTGAAGCGCGACTTCAAGCTCGAGCGGGGAGAGAGGGCGCTTGTTGTCATGGACGTCCTCATGCTGGGGCATTTGACCGCGGAGGTCGCGGCCCTGACCGCGGCTTACGGGGCCAAGGTGGTCGGCGTCGGGACCATCGTCGACCGCTCGACAGAACGCCTCTCCCTTTGCGTGCCGGTGCGCTCCCTCATCTCCTATCCCCTGCAGGTGAGCCCCCCCGACTCCTGCCCGCAATGCCTGGCCGGGATCGCCTTGATTGACGCGACCAAGAAGAATGTCGGCGCCCAGGAAGGGGAGTAA
- a CDS encoding adenylosuccinate lyase has translation MIERYSRPEMSRIWSEDHRLRVLLKVEEAFLEVLAREKGLPAAELKALRAVFGKPLLDKAKALESRSGHEVIGLISAVAEELQGRAPLLTRYLHYGLTSSDILDTALALQLRDSAGLILAGWRGAAARLKALARKHELVWMAGRTHGVHAEPVTFGVKLAGWHAEALRNMERMERARELISYGMASGAVGTYSQVGPRCEAELCRRLGLKPEPVSTQVVPRDRHADFFHALVLSAAAIERFATEIRHLQRTEVLELEEPFTQGQKGSSAMPHKRNPVLCENLCGLSRLIRSYESAAVENIVLWHERDISHSSVERVILPDACVLLDFMLERFRGVLDGLQVYPERMKENLDRSMGLVFSQKVMLKLIDSGLDRLEAYELVQRNAMKTWKTREPFQKALKSDQAVLKRLSPKEIDACFDLAGYKSSVREILRRAGVTA, from the coding sequence ATGATCGAGCGCTACAGCCGCCCGGAGATGTCCCGGATATGGTCCGAGGATCACCGCCTGCGGGTCCTGCTCAAGGTGGAGGAGGCATTCCTCGAGGTTCTGGCCCGCGAGAAGGGGCTGCCCGCGGCCGAGCTTAAGGCCCTGCGCGCTGTTTTCGGAAAGCCCCTGTTGGACAAGGCCAAGGCCCTCGAGTCCCGCTCCGGGCACGAGGTGATCGGCCTCATCTCGGCGGTGGCAGAGGAGCTCCAGGGGAGGGCCCCTCTTTTGACGCGCTACCTGCATTACGGCCTGACCTCCTCGGACATACTGGACACGGCCCTGGCTCTCCAACTGCGCGATTCCGCGGGCCTGATCCTGGCCGGCTGGAGGGGGGCGGCGGCCCGGCTCAAGGCCTTGGCGCGCAAACATGAGCTCGTCTGGATGGCGGGACGCACTCACGGGGTGCACGCCGAGCCCGTCACTTTCGGGGTGAAGCTCGCCGGCTGGCACGCCGAGGCTTTGCGCAACATGGAGCGCATGGAGCGGGCTCGGGAGCTGATTTCCTACGGCATGGCCTCCGGGGCCGTGGGGACCTACTCTCAGGTGGGGCCCCGTTGCGAGGCGGAGCTCTGCCGCAGGCTCGGCCTCAAGCCGGAACCGGTTTCGACCCAGGTGGTTCCCCGCGACCGTCACGCCGATTTTTTCCACGCCTTGGTCCTCTCCGCCGCGGCTATCGAGCGCTTCGCGACCGAGATCCGCCACCTGCAAAGGACGGAGGTTCTGGAGCTCGAGGAGCCCTTCACCCAGGGACAGAAAGGCTCCTCGGCCATGCCCCACAAGCGCAACCCCGTGCTCTGCGAGAATCTTTGCGGCCTCTCGAGACTCATCCGCTCCTACGAGTCAGCCGCAGTCGAGAATATCGTCCTCTGGCACGAGCGCGACATCAGCCACTCTTCGGTCGAGCGAGTGATCCTGCCCGACGCCTGCGTTCTCCTTGACTTCATGCTGGAACGCTTCCGGGGCGTCCTGGACGGCCTCCAGGTGTATCCAGAGCGCATGAAGGAGAACCTCGACCGCTCCATGGGCCTGGTTTTCTCCCAGAAGGTCATGCTCAAGCTCATCGACTCCGGGCTGGACCGACTCGAGGCCTACGAGCTCGTGCAGAGAAACGCCATGAAGACCTGGAAGACCCGCGAGCCCTTCCAGAAGGCGCTCAAGTCCGACCAGGCCGTGCTCAAGCGCCTTTCTCCCAAGGAGATAGACGCCTGCTTCGATTTGGCCGGGTATAAGTCGTCCGTGCGGGAGATTCTGCGCCGGGCTGGAGTCACGGCTTAG